The window TGAGGAAGAATTTGTAGCAGATGGAACGCTGCTGCCAGGAGACTCTTCGCCAAAACCAGCCCAGATCAGGCTATAAGGTGTAGTTACACTCAATTGCCCCAGAGTAGATTGGTAACGCAAGGAACTGCCTTGACCTTGCTGACCTTGCTGTCCTTGCCAAACAACACCGTCATCTGCCTGGCTTTGCGAGACTGCATTAGTGGGCAGATCGGCCTTAGCCACATTATTAATACCAATCCTATATAAAAATGCCGTCTTCGGTGTAATGCCAAAGTGGCTCAGTAAATAGGCCGGATAAGCAGATTCATCTCGCAAGGCACCTAGCATTTGCCTGATATCAGCTGAGAGCAAAATAGTTTTGCGTTCGGCTAATGGTCTGATCTGAAATTGTCGGAACAGTGCAGCAGACGTGCCTGCCGTTGCATACTTTGCCCAATCACCACTGAGTGAAAAACTATCGGGTAGGGATTTCCACGTATCGCCATCAATATATTGGAAGAAAAATAAACCGTCCCAATCCTGCGCGCTGGCAAATGCCGCCATCACTGGCAATATCTCTGCCCCTTGTCGGTTGGGATATGCCTGATTAAATTCACTCAGCACAAAGGGTTTGTTTACATCCCTGAAATACGCTCTTTGCAACAATTGCGGCCAAGCTTCTTTTAACGCAGATTGATCGCGGATACGCCAATCGTTTCTATCCCAGGCTTGATGCGGAAAATCATAATGGTCCACATAAAAATGCTCATCAACATAGTCCATCGATTGCTGCGCATCGGCATTCATCACGCCGCCGTAATACATTTGTGTGCCAGTTAATGGCACCAGATCACCCACCTCAGCGCGTACAGTACGACGCATGATTTCTAGGTATTGTTTATCCATATCGACTAAAAAGCGGGTGAAGTCGAGCACCCGCTTTCCGGCACCCTGTGGATGCGGCTCAAACGAATGCCCTAGCAAATCTGGCGGGGCTACACCGATTTTATTCAAACCGCGTCTTGCTAGTGTGCGCATCTTTGCTGCCCAGCCATATTCACCCTCTAGCAACGAGGATTCGCCCGCCTTGACCAGCAAGCCGCCCTGCTTGGTCAGATCGCAGCTTTGCCATAGCTGGCAGGCTTGCGCTGCGCTGCCGTATTGTCTTACAGCCCAATGCTGCCATTGCAATTGCAATAATCGCTCGTAGTCCCCTTTTAAATGATCCAGATCGCCTCTTTGCCATGCGCCGAGCAAAGAGGATTCGTTGTTAATCTCTATCATTGCTAATGCAGGATCGTTGTTGAGCGCAAGACGGCGTATTAATCGTCGGGCGTATTCAACTTGCAGGCTGATCATCTTAGGTTCAAACAAATGCAAGGGATTGCTTGCAAATGGCATTTGCTCACCCGGCGACAAAGGTGTGACGCCATCTACTGCGGGGCGGAAGGTGTAACCCACATGCAGATTCAGATTGACGTAAATACCTTCGGCTTTGAGTGCATCAATAAACACCCGCAAACGGCTTATCGCAGTGGCATTAAAAGTAGGAAAAGCTCCTGTGGTCAATATGCCGCGCGGTTTGTCTTCATCATCACTGAGGATGCTGTCCAGATGATGCAAGCGCACTGCGTTAAAGCCCATCTTGCGCAAACGTTTTGCAATTCTTGGGGCATCCGCTTCTAGCGGAAAATTGGCGGAATTACTCAGGCTAATACCAAACAATCTGACGCGTGTGTCGTCTTTGGTATTTGCCCTACCATCGACACCAACGCGATAAAAGTGTGCCGCTTTGACAAAAATTTTATCCGCATCGGTGATGCTGTGATTCATATTACTAAAATCGGGCGCACCGCTTAAGGCATCTTCATCAATCTCAAACGGATAATAATCAGGCTCTGCATGGGCTACCGAGCTTGCCAGAACTTGCCAGACAAATAAAAAGCCCGACAATGTCAATAAAAGCCGGCGAATGAATGATGGAAGACGAGCAGCAAAAAACATGGCTGAGAATTTAATAAAGTTTAGTAGGATGGGGAAATGAGAATATCGCAGAATCCTATGGGATTGAATAGTGCTAACTTTGAGCAGATCGATAAAATGCAGCAATCACAGAGTTAAACCCAGATTTTCCATTAGACCGCTACCACTTCGCAAAAAACGTAGACGGCGTGCGGTCTTCAGAGGGATAGCACCACCGCGATTCGAGTGCGAGCGCTACAGCGACAATTGCACCTTTGGCGAACTGCCTGGCGTTGTTGCTCCTCCTAGCAAGATGCAGCTTGCGTCGTCGTCGCGTCTAGCCAGTCAGTCCGCCAAAGGCACACTTATCGATGTTCCAATGGAAAATCTGAGTTAAATTTACAGTTGCTATCATTTAGTACCTACTTTCAAGGCACAATACTGGCTGGCATTCATACACAGCAAGACCATGCAACCCTCCACAAGCCCAGCAACGCCAGCAGGTAAAGCAAATCCAGCCATCGCTGCTAACCAGGATCAAGCTTCTTTGAACTGGATAGAGGTGATCGCTGTGCGCTCCCTGATTGTATTGTTTGTACTGTTCTCTTTGCTGCCTTACGGGATCTCTTGGGATTATGCTGGCACCTCAGAACTGACGATGGAAGGTTCGCTTAACACCAAGCTGGAATGGGGTAGCTTGTTTCTGATCTCCGGGATTTTACTGATCCGCCATCTGCCCCAAACTTTACGCTATCTGCGTGCGATTAATCCGTTTTTATTACTGCTGATTTTATGGTGTCTGGCGTCTACATTATGGTCGCCGCTGCCCGCGGTGACGTTTAAAAAAGCGATACAGTTATTCGGTCTGGTCATGATAGGACTGGCGATACAGTTGAGCGACCGCCCCTTAAATTTATTTGCCAGCGATCTGAGATATACCCTGACCGCAATTTTGATCGCGTCATTTTTTGTGGCAGTGGCTATCCCCAGTATCGGGATTGACTATGAATTGGGTAATGCCTGGCGAGGCATTTT of the Undibacterium sp. 5I1 genome contains:
- a CDS encoding capsular biosynthesis protein codes for the protein MFFAARLPSFIRRLLLTLSGFLFVWQVLASSVAHAEPDYYPFEIDEDALSGAPDFSNMNHSITDADKIFVKAAHFYRVGVDGRANTKDDTRVRLFGISLSNSANFPLEADAPRIAKRLRKMGFNAVRLHHLDSILSDDEDKPRGILTTGAFPTFNATAISRLRVFIDALKAEGIYVNLNLHVGYTFRPAVDGVTPLSPGEQMPFASNPLHLFEPKMISLQVEYARRLIRRLALNNDPALAMIEINNESSLLGAWQRGDLDHLKGDYERLLQLQWQHWAVRQYGSAAQACQLWQSCDLTKQGGLLVKAGESSLLEGEYGWAAKMRTLARRGLNKIGVAPPDLLGHSFEPHPQGAGKRVLDFTRFLVDMDKQYLEIMRRTVRAEVGDLVPLTGTQMYYGGVMNADAQQSMDYVDEHFYVDHYDFPHQAWDRNDWRIRDQSALKEAWPQLLQRAYFRDVNKPFVLSEFNQAYPNRQGAEILPVMAAFASAQDWDGLFFFQYIDGDTWKSLPDSFSLSGDWAKYATAGTSAALFRQFQIRPLAERKTILLSADIRQMLGALRDESAYPAYLLSHFGITPKTAFLYRIGINNVAKADLPTNAVSQSQADDGVVWQGQQGQQGQGSSLRYQSTLGQLSVTTPYSLIWAGFGEESPGSSVPSATNSSSYESPKTTEISVKFPSGSRRFATILATSRDGLSLANSKRVLLTVASVALGNQPNAIPARPKKLIPYPSGLSVAGQYGGSWWTLEPDPDTGNKPSGPRDSQAPVWLERIPMAMFYPSKFKTIQVFPLDGSGKRRTALPATVIKKVSGGFELQLGLSNLGQSEQLSPWFELITE